The sequence CCGATGCCGTTGTCGCTCACCGAAAGCTCTAGTCCGTCGCCGTTCGCGAGGGCGACGACGACATGACCGGCCCGGTCGTCGGGGAAGGCGTACTTGAGGCAGTTCGTGACGAGTTCGCTCGCGATGATTCCGATAGCCAAGGCCTGATGATGCGATAGAGCAATATCATCGCAGACGACTTTGAATGCGATCGGGCCGGATGGTGCCAAGGACTGGAAGACCTTTTCGATCAGGTCCGTGAGGAAGTATCGCATGTCGACGACGCGCGAATCCTGCCTGGGCGAGAGATGGCCGTACACCGCCGCCATGACCTGCAGCCGGCGCGCCGTGGCCTCGAGCGCCGCGGCGACCTCCGGGCCTCCGTTCCTGGCTTCGAGCCTGATCATCGAGCCAAGGATGGCGAGGTTGTTCTTCGTCCGGTGCGCCAACTCCTGCAGCAGCACGGCCTTGGTCTTGTCCGCCTGCATGACGCGCTTGAGCTCGATGCGCTGGAATTCGGCGACGACCGCCGTGCCGGCCGCGGTGATCGCGAACAGCGTGTTCGTTGCCAGATAGTTGGCGCCGTATCCGCCAGCATAGCTGATGTAGGCTCCCACGCCGACGGCGATCACCGCCGCCAGAATCCCGGAGCCCCGGTCGAAGATCAGTCCGGAGAGAAACACGCCGGGGAGCAGCAGGAAGTAGCCGGGGTCACCGGTCTGGATCTGCAGCCCCACCTGCAGCACGGCGCACACCAACATGATGCAGGC comes from Bradyrhizobium diazoefficiens and encodes:
- a CDS encoding sensor histidine kinase; the protein is MNRLYPLVLEHRLPWFVRYIISACIMLVCAVLQVGLQIQTGDPGYFLLLPGVFLSGLIFDRGSGILAAVIAVGVGAYISYAGGYGANYLATNTLFAITAAGTAVVAEFQRIELKRVMQADKTKAVLLQELAHRTKNNLAILGSMIRLEARNGGPEVAAALEATARRLQVMAAVYGHLSPRQDSRVVDMRYFLTDLIEKVFQSLAPSGPIAFKVVCDDIALSHHQALAIGIIASELVTNCLKYAFPDDRAGHVVVALANGDGLELSVSDNGIGLPSASNPEGLGSRIISLLSQQLEGEISYERLDPGLRVVLRARPR